In one Streptomyces sp. NBC_01288 genomic region, the following are encoded:
- a CDS encoding DUF6339 family protein, with product MIEKPYRLPRRLGLLSATAADPFLTEDLLKGVQGHAGVDLARTVEPLSADDPRWEVDPLRELVEDAMHEFRDNRTRADGWLAPRLHATLRITRREAADRRLWTHLALGVAPDYVAWRHPPVPAPGRPEPRINPARFRGPLDRQCFSRLWWAAEMFRNGKDYSPVVAACANQDLIHNALRRDLIDHRPTAQALVRVLGRGIATTGREIEGLMTAINAAGATLVYDALAPDEPRDPEALRQWIAEAESAPPVPRHSLPAGPDEEPVPEGAVVALTDCFAELFETAPVRGRAPQA from the coding sequence ATGATCGAGAAGCCGTACCGACTTCCGCGGCGACTCGGCCTGTTGTCCGCGACGGCGGCAGACCCCTTCCTCACCGAGGATCTGCTCAAGGGGGTCCAGGGACATGCAGGTGTCGATCTCGCCAGGACCGTCGAACCGTTGTCGGCCGACGACCCTCGGTGGGAGGTCGATCCCCTCAGGGAACTGGTGGAGGACGCGATGCACGAGTTCAGGGACAACAGGACCCGAGCCGACGGCTGGTTGGCGCCCCGGCTGCACGCGACGCTCCGCATCACCCGGCGGGAGGCCGCGGACCGAAGGCTCTGGACCCACCTCGCGCTGGGCGTCGCCCCGGACTACGTGGCCTGGCGGCACCCCCCGGTGCCCGCGCCGGGCCGGCCCGAGCCGCGCATCAACCCGGCCCGGTTCCGGGGGCCGCTCGACCGACAGTGCTTCTCGCGCCTGTGGTGGGCGGCGGAGATGTTCCGCAACGGCAAGGACTACTCTCCCGTGGTTGCGGCCTGCGCCAACCAGGACCTGATCCACAACGCGCTGCGCCGGGATCTGATCGACCACCGGCCTACGGCCCAGGCACTGGTACGTGTCCTGGGACGTGGGATCGCCACCACCGGCCGGGAGATCGAGGGCCTCATGACGGCGATCAACGCCGCCGGCGCGACCCTCGTCTACGACGCGTTGGCCCCGGACGAGCCACGCGATCCCGAGGCTCTCCGGCAGTGGATCGCGGAGGCGGAGTCCGCGCCCCCGGTGCCGCGGCACTCCCTGCCGGCCGGGCCGGACGAGGAGCCGGTACCGGAGGGGGCGGTGGTCGCGCTCACGGACTGCTTCGCCGAACTCTTCGAGACTGCCCCGGTCAGAGGACGTGCGCCGCAGGCCTGA
- a CDS encoding UvrD-helicase domain-containing protein, with amino-acid sequence MTDAYLDSPSLTDEQRAVVEQPWDARVLVTAGAGAGKTHTLVRRLDALCGHEDPDQALEAAEILVLTFSRAAARELRERIARHGERARRVRAQTFDAWAYGVLLQAYPDEEWAGVGFDERIGAATRAIENGALEAGDAVPPAHVVIDEVQDLLGRRRELVEALLDRYQESCGFTVVGDAAQSVYGFQIEDPTERAAETGRFFDWLRCSYPDDLVELHLTRNFRAVTPEARIALAHGPLLQQITDADEAATYYEELRDLLMAPANGMGELTDPFVLAGLRSLSDTCAILTRDNRQALVISGLLHEHGVEHRLRRPLEERPVPYWVAELLRRTEATGLTEDRFRSLLARIPLPYEPNASALWTVLRRVARGPGGAVLDLERLRRSVADGRFPDEAADPETTRIVVSTVHRAKGLEFDRVIVLTPPTVAELYGQHKEESDLPAEARALYVAMTRARQDLYHMDSPELPIVKRAGGRRNGRRYVGGWRPYDRFGIVAEAGDVDRDSPPGHATAAVATQTYLLDQVGPGADLVLRRRHDLPMGEFQSPPYALVHEGREVGEASERFREELFQVQKVNRTWDPWWPDEIHGIRVDTLETVTGSSAAGANAGLGDRGVWIVPRITGIGTYRRAENNEEQSA; translated from the coding sequence GTGACCGACGCCTACCTCGACAGCCCCTCGCTCACCGACGAGCAGCGGGCCGTGGTCGAGCAGCCCTGGGACGCACGCGTCCTGGTCACCGCCGGGGCCGGGGCCGGAAAGACGCACACACTGGTGCGCCGGCTCGACGCGCTGTGCGGTCACGAGGACCCCGACCAGGCGTTGGAGGCCGCCGAGATCCTGGTGCTCACCTTCTCCCGGGCCGCCGCCCGCGAGCTGCGCGAACGCATCGCCCGACACGGCGAACGGGCCCGCCGGGTGCGCGCCCAGACCTTCGACGCCTGGGCGTACGGGGTGCTCCTCCAGGCTTATCCGGACGAGGAGTGGGCCGGGGTCGGTTTCGACGAGCGGATCGGCGCCGCGACCCGGGCGATCGAGAACGGGGCGCTGGAGGCCGGCGATGCCGTCCCGCCCGCGCATGTCGTGATCGACGAGGTGCAGGACCTGTTGGGCAGACGCCGAGAGCTGGTGGAGGCCCTTCTCGACCGGTACCAGGAGAGCTGCGGCTTCACCGTTGTCGGCGACGCCGCCCAGTCCGTCTACGGCTTCCAGATCGAGGACCCGACCGAACGCGCCGCCGAGACCGGTCGGTTCTTCGACTGGTTGCGCTGCTCGTACCCCGACGATCTCGTGGAACTGCACCTCACGCGGAACTTCCGGGCCGTCACCCCCGAGGCCCGGATCGCGCTGGCCCACGGCCCCCTGCTCCAGCAGATCACCGACGCGGACGAGGCGGCGACGTACTACGAGGAACTGCGTGACCTGCTGATGGCTCCGGCCAACGGGATGGGTGAGCTCACCGATCCGTTCGTCCTGGCCGGGTTGCGGAGCCTCTCCGACACCTGCGCGATCCTCACCCGCGACAACCGCCAGGCCCTGGTGATCTCCGGACTGCTCCACGAGCACGGTGTCGAGCACCGGCTGCGGCGCCCCCTCGAAGAGCGGCCGGTGCCGTACTGGGTGGCGGAGTTGTTGCGCCGCACCGAGGCGACCGGCCTCACCGAGGACCGGTTCCGGTCCCTGCTCGCGAGGATCCCGCTGCCGTACGAACCCAATGCGAGCGCCCTGTGGACGGTACTGCGTCGGGTCGCACGCGGGCCCGGGGGCGCCGTGCTCGATCTGGAGCGGCTGCGCCGCTCGGTCGCCGACGGCAGGTTCCCCGACGAGGCGGCCGACCCGGAGACCACGCGGATCGTCGTCTCCACGGTGCACCGCGCCAAGGGCCTGGAGTTCGACCGGGTGATCGTCCTGACCCCACCGACCGTCGCCGAACTGTACGGACAGCACAAGGAAGAGTCGGACCTCCCGGCCGAGGCCCGCGCCCTCTACGTGGCGATGACACGCGCCCGCCAGGACCTGTACCACATGGACTCTCCCGAACTGCCGATCGTCAAGAGGGCAGGCGGCAGGCGGAACGGCCGTCGGTACGTCGGAGGGTGGCGGCCGTACGACAGGTTCGGGATCGTCGCCGAGGCGGGTGACGTCGACCGGGACAGTCCGCCCGGTCACGCGACCGCCGCCGTGGCCACCCAGACGTATCTCCTGGATCAGGTCGGTCCCGGGGCCGACCTGGTGCTGCGCAGGCGCCACGACCTGCCGATGGGCGAGTTCCAGAGTCCGCCGTACGCCCTGGTGCACGAGGGGCGGGAGGTCGGTGAGGCGTCGGAACGGTTCCGCGAAGAGCTGTTCCAGGTGCAGAAGGTGAACCGGACCTGGGATCCGTGGTGGCCCGACGAGATCCACGGCATCCGGGTCGACACCCTGGAGACCGTGACGGGCAGCAGTGCCGCCGGCGCCAACGCCGGACTCGGGGACCGAGGCGTGTGGATCGTCCCCCGGATCACCGGCATCGGAACGTACCGACGGGCCGAGAACAACGAGGAGCAGAGCGCATGA
- a CDS encoding helix-turn-helix domain-containing protein: METGEEFGPWLARQLKLTGRTQAELAEELGLTRAAVSAWITKRSVPRPTVMAEIAKALGTDVGTVHMRTTDTQVGLPVTWYHRPGYSDGGRDGGNAAAFAFDADVQVLARETCQNSLDERLTENDRPVRVRYTLHELTGEALDAFRQAILWDELHPHYLAVSQAASHQKVGRVVDAGVRDMFEKGRLVLLRIDDYNASGLTGDDYEDGKFAAVVRRQLESLKSGRSAGGSYGLGKATLWATSALGMVLINSTLSVPHEGRTERRVIGRLELPWRSVDGREYAGPAWLGRPDPDTQGAEVARSWWADEETVERLHLTRDSGEPGTSFLIVGAHDLASLDQAGPGTDDEDADDDGTRDIGAMHRRLVQALERDFWAAMTGGGNRLPLLETSVRALRNGKVVMEEQKVDPTNTQPARTRALRAFYDGATVDRLTEAGQVALRTVPLRLPLSGERRGTLGTHPAVLLVTEAEDADGVPNQVHSLRGNRMTIKKSGVAGLPLGVNAFQAVLLVGQAAGESVPFAEEAEEFLRAAEPPEHDRWGQTEELTLRWSHTAHHRIARLTTEVNAAVKELVVRPKRSDGQAGSAKLRKALTVARRAAPTRGSGQVLPELDGLDARIGEGGEWQIVAEVKLPRGDELPAMTPVVLLDVRSGSRPRLDWAELVAVDGCEVEGGVLRFTPNARRAVFRGSTDVTGHPVRAALTRLVVELRAGTGE, encoded by the coding sequence GTGGAGACCGGTGAGGAGTTCGGGCCCTGGCTGGCCCGCCAACTCAAGCTGACGGGCAGGACCCAGGCGGAGCTGGCCGAGGAGCTGGGGTTGACCCGGGCCGCGGTCTCGGCCTGGATCACCAAGAGGTCGGTACCTCGTCCGACCGTGATGGCGGAGATCGCCAAGGCGCTCGGGACAGATGTCGGTACGGTCCACATGCGTACCACCGACACCCAGGTCGGTCTCCCCGTCACCTGGTACCACCGACCCGGCTACTCCGACGGCGGACGCGACGGCGGCAACGCGGCGGCCTTCGCCTTCGACGCGGACGTCCAGGTGCTCGCCCGCGAGACCTGTCAGAACAGCCTCGACGAGCGGCTCACCGAGAACGACCGTCCGGTGCGCGTGCGCTACACCCTCCATGAACTCACCGGCGAGGCGCTGGACGCTTTCCGTCAGGCGATCCTCTGGGACGAGCTGCACCCCCATTATCTGGCGGTGTCGCAGGCGGCGTCCCACCAGAAGGTCGGACGTGTCGTGGATGCCGGCGTTCGTGACATGTTCGAGAAGGGGCGCCTGGTCCTGCTGCGGATCGACGACTACAACGCCTCCGGTCTCACCGGCGACGACTACGAAGACGGCAAGTTCGCGGCCGTCGTCCGACGTCAACTGGAGAGTCTCAAGTCGGGACGGAGTGCGGGCGGCTCCTACGGTCTGGGCAAGGCGACGCTCTGGGCGACCAGCGCCCTCGGCATGGTGCTGATCAACTCCACCCTCTCTGTTCCTCACGAGGGCCGCACCGAACGCCGTGTCATCGGACGACTGGAGCTGCCGTGGCGTTCCGTCGACGGCCGGGAGTACGCCGGCCCCGCATGGCTCGGGCGCCCCGACCCCGACACCCAGGGAGCCGAGGTCGCCCGCTCCTGGTGGGCCGACGAGGAGACGGTCGAACGCCTTCACCTCACCCGCGACAGCGGTGAACCGGGTACCTCCTTCCTCATCGTCGGCGCCCATGATCTGGCGAGCCTCGACCAGGCCGGTCCCGGAACCGACGACGAGGACGCGGACGACGACGGCACCCGTGACATCGGAGCCATGCACCGACGGTTGGTCCAGGCGCTGGAGCGGGACTTCTGGGCGGCGATGACCGGTGGCGGAAACCGACTTCCCCTTTTGGAGACCTCGGTTCGCGCACTGCGCAACGGCAAGGTCGTCATGGAGGAGCAGAAGGTCGACCCCACCAACACCCAACCCGCCCGTACCCGGGCGCTGCGCGCCTTCTACGACGGGGCGACCGTGGACCGACTCACCGAGGCCGGTCAGGTCGCCCTCCGCACGGTTCCGCTCCGGCTGCCGCTCTCCGGCGAGCGCCGCGGCACGCTCGGGACCCACCCGGCGGTCCTTCTGGTCACGGAGGCCGAGGACGCGGACGGCGTCCCGAACCAGGTCCACTCGCTGCGCGGCAATCGGATGACCATCAAGAAGTCCGGCGTCGCCGGCCTGCCGCTGGGTGTCAACGCCTTTCAGGCCGTGCTCCTGGTGGGGCAGGCCGCCGGGGAATCGGTTCCCTTCGCGGAAGAGGCGGAGGAGTTCCTGCGCGCGGCCGAGCCGCCCGAGCACGACCGCTGGGGCCAGACCGAGGAGTTGACCCTCCGTTGGTCGCACACCGCGCACCACCGCATCGCCAGGTTGACCACCGAGGTCAACGCGGCCGTGAAGGAACTGGTCGTCCGTCCGAAGCGCTCCGACGGCCAGGCGGGGAGCGCGAAGCTGCGGAAGGCGCTCACCGTCGCGCGGAGGGCCGCGCCGACACGCGGCTCCGGGCAGGTCCTGCCGGAACTGGACGGGCTCGACGCCCGGATCGGCGAGGGCGGGGAGTGGCAGATCGTCGCCGAGGTGAAACTGCCCCGCGGTGACGAACTGCCTGCCATGACGCCGGTGGTCCTGCTCGACGTGCGGTCGGGCAGCCGTCCCAGACTCGACTGGGCGGAACTTGTCGCCGTGGACGGCTGCGAGGTCGAGGGTGGTGTGCTCCGCTTCACGCCGAACGCCCGGCGGGCGGTCTTCCGGGGCTCGACCGATGTCACCGGTCATCCGGTGCGGGCCGCGCTCACCCGGCTCGTTGTCGAACTGCGTGCCGGTACGGGGGAGTGA
- a CDS encoding DEAD/DEAH box helicase produces the protein MSVATSSVVRTVLEQSSRVLQTYEVDPGLIPEHANSERRITQGGYGDRQLFELVQNAADEIADEPGGSTQVVLTDTHLYCANEGAPVTPEGAETILRMSMSRKRGGQIGRFGVGVKSVLVVTDTPQFFSSTGCFGFDREWAYERIRSVSGVEEHLGAGFEAPVLRMARPLDMAGERAQDPVLDELLGWATTVVRLPLLPGAPDKLAQDMHGGRTTAGSAREEFPLGFQLFSPHVARVVLEDRRPRPLARRVLTTEQTDDLHTVVEERTGKPTTTGRWRVFTAAHEPGPAARADAGELHDRLSLALSWAVPALEKDPESGLYLSQKARGRGRFWSFFPTKYEMSLSGILNGAWKTNEDRQNLLDSSPFNQEMIRVSAALVVDSLPGLAPVEDPAAYLPLLPGRVKESISWADEFLTREIWARTAVRPSLPDQEGVLRVPTELRVHPRLDKDLKRLSNWLRMWHECPGRPTDWLHPGVEADALRSGKVEHILGAAGHGRTEVREWLEALVACGTAEASAVAIRILADMVEIGSPYAQEARKAHIVLTEEHGLVAPVPGRVFRRADEGGLRESLVYVVGEIAHDPSLTHALNVLGIREADVEGRFISVLDQGFDGYGDAQWERFWELFRQAGGRRLAHKVLERVADPRETLRVRTMDGRFRPVRDCMLPGAVVDARRDPGIAVDKAFHSDDFSFFAEIGLRERPSTAVRPEGEAWFEEYRQAVHSAYLRGLDERAPRPSLTRMKVEGSAIGGPLHLFPSLSEESRAAFLKALPDDAVVDNWTRQIGTQTSTRQAVESPIRWMLRRYGRVATSQGIKPLREAVGPQLAAYRDVLPVADISPEKARKLRLPITVDEVPADRWNTLLSEVSRSEDDTFVGATYVMLTRFGADFPEDSLTRCRIGDTWGTRADDEITVAVGAAEYRALRAEQLPALLVARPQDAELMVDKWGMLRYADVISRETREVPDGDPVPLLELYPALRQRLNSTARNSLVQRCTELEEVTRTPNGTQPTPLDAVRQGSTVKVRVPLDAEPMLRLIDRELELGLGADGCRAVLEHQERIARDSRTKAALKAVRDAEDVVTKIELLIGAESLRSGLPEGLMEAELEETDGAEASGHRIAQMAFNAHGDGVLQQHARDIQATFPNAPVAYGGSSAAVAFVSELRLPVSFAGSRTPSPPAFETVDGPRDFPRLHAYQEDLVRNVTTLLDRLAPQRGMLSLPTGAGKTRVTAEAVIRWVKRVGDLEGPLLWIAQTEELCEQAVQSWKFVWSKVGAERPLTISRLWGSNEVGDVVDHPHLVVATDAKLERCLDTDSYAWLRAAVLVIVDEAHTAVSKRYTGILGQLGLTQYTTERHLLGLTATPFRNTNEEETSRLVSRFGNRRLDEGVFPSGDPYRDLQEWGMLAQVEHRTLEGGRIELTRDEKAQADRMATLSRAAEQRLADDHARSRRIVDEVASLPENSPTLLFATSVDHAKYLAARLNDRGVTAAAVDSTTSAQDRRRRIEDFRSGRIQVLTNYGVLTQGFDAPATRVVVVARPVYSTNVYQQMIGRGLRGPGNGGKDTCLILNVSDNIANFDTRLAFTQFEHLWSRT, from the coding sequence ATGTCAGTCGCCACGTCATCGGTCGTTCGTACCGTTCTCGAACAGTCTTCCCGTGTATTGCAGACCTACGAGGTCGACCCCGGCCTCATTCCGGAACACGCCAACAGTGAGCGGCGGATCACCCAGGGTGGCTACGGTGATCGTCAGCTCTTCGAGCTCGTGCAGAACGCGGCCGACGAGATCGCCGACGAGCCGGGGGGCTCCACCCAGGTCGTCCTGACCGACACGCATCTCTACTGCGCCAACGAGGGCGCCCCGGTGACCCCCGAGGGCGCCGAGACCATTCTCCGCATGAGCATGTCGCGCAAGCGCGGTGGCCAGATCGGTCGCTTCGGCGTGGGCGTGAAGTCGGTCCTGGTCGTCACCGACACCCCGCAGTTCTTCAGCAGTACGGGGTGTTTCGGGTTCGACCGCGAGTGGGCGTACGAGCGGATCCGGTCGGTTTCCGGTGTGGAGGAGCACCTGGGCGCCGGCTTCGAAGCGCCGGTGCTCCGCATGGCACGCCCCCTCGACATGGCCGGCGAGCGCGCCCAGGACCCCGTCCTCGACGAACTCCTCGGTTGGGCCACCACAGTCGTCCGCCTGCCGTTGCTCCCCGGCGCCCCCGACAAGTTGGCCCAGGACATGCACGGCGGACGGACGACCGCCGGCTCCGCCCGTGAGGAGTTCCCGCTCGGCTTCCAGCTCTTCTCCCCTCATGTGGCGAGGGTCGTCCTGGAGGACCGCCGGCCGCGCCCGCTCGCCCGCCGTGTGCTGACCACCGAGCAGACCGATGACCTGCACACGGTGGTCGAGGAGCGGACGGGGAAGCCCACCACCACCGGCCGCTGGCGGGTCTTCACCGCCGCGCACGAGCCCGGCCCGGCGGCGCGGGCCGACGCCGGCGAGCTGCACGACCGTCTTTCACTCGCCCTCTCCTGGGCGGTGCCGGCACTGGAGAAGGACCCGGAGAGCGGCCTGTACCTCAGCCAGAAGGCGCGTGGTCGGGGCCGCTTCTGGTCCTTCTTCCCGACCAAGTACGAGATGTCCCTGAGCGGCATCCTCAACGGAGCCTGGAAGACGAACGAGGACCGACAGAACCTGCTCGACTCCTCGCCTTTCAACCAGGAGATGATCCGGGTGTCGGCGGCACTGGTGGTCGACTCCCTCCCCGGGCTGGCTCCCGTCGAGGACCCCGCCGCGTACCTCCCCCTGCTGCCCGGCCGTGTGAAGGAGTCGATCAGTTGGGCCGACGAGTTCCTGACGCGGGAGATCTGGGCGCGAACGGCGGTCCGTCCTTCGCTGCCGGACCAGGAAGGGGTGTTGCGCGTTCCGACCGAACTGCGGGTCCACCCGCGTCTCGACAAGGACCTCAAGCGCCTCTCCAACTGGCTGCGGATGTGGCACGAGTGCCCCGGTCGTCCCACGGACTGGCTGCACCCCGGCGTCGAGGCGGACGCACTGCGGTCCGGGAAGGTCGAGCACATCCTGGGCGCGGCCGGACACGGGCGGACCGAGGTCCGTGAGTGGCTGGAGGCACTCGTCGCGTGCGGCACCGCCGAGGCGTCGGCGGTGGCGATCCGCATCCTCGCGGACATGGTCGAGATCGGTTCCCCTTACGCCCAGGAAGCCCGCAAGGCACACATCGTGCTCACCGAGGAGCACGGCCTCGTCGCCCCCGTGCCCGGCCGGGTGTTCCGCCGGGCCGACGAGGGTGGACTGCGCGAGTCCCTGGTGTACGTCGTCGGGGAGATCGCCCATGATCCGTCGCTGACCCACGCGCTCAATGTCCTCGGCATCCGTGAGGCGGATGTCGAGGGCCGGTTCATCAGCGTCCTCGACCAGGGCTTCGACGGCTATGGGGACGCCCAGTGGGAGCGGTTCTGGGAGCTGTTCCGCCAGGCAGGTGGGCGTCGACTGGCGCACAAGGTGCTGGAGCGGGTGGCCGATCCGCGCGAGACACTGCGCGTGCGAACCATGGACGGAAGGTTCCGGCCGGTGCGCGACTGCATGCTGCCGGGCGCGGTGGTCGACGCGCGACGGGACCCGGGCATCGCCGTCGACAAGGCGTTCCACTCGGACGACTTCTCGTTCTTCGCGGAGATCGGCCTGCGGGAGCGGCCCTCGACGGCGGTACGGCCGGAGGGCGAGGCCTGGTTCGAGGAGTACCGGCAAGCGGTCCACTCCGCCTATCTGCGCGGGTTGGACGAGCGCGCGCCCCGGCCTTCCCTCACCAGGATGAAGGTGGAGGGCTCCGCGATCGGCGGCCCGCTGCATCTGTTCCCGTCACTGTCCGAGGAGTCCCGCGCCGCCTTCCTCAAGGCGCTGCCGGACGACGCCGTGGTGGACAACTGGACGCGTCAGATCGGTACGCAGACGAGCACCCGGCAGGCCGTGGAGTCGCCGATCCGTTGGATGCTCAGAAGGTACGGGCGCGTCGCCACCTCCCAGGGGATCAAGCCGCTGAGGGAAGCCGTCGGGCCGCAACTGGCCGCCTACCGCGACGTGTTGCCGGTCGCCGACATCTCCCCGGAGAAGGCCCGCAAGCTGCGGCTGCCGATCACGGTCGACGAGGTCCCGGCCGACCGTTGGAACACGCTCCTCTCGGAGGTGTCCCGGAGCGAGGACGACACCTTCGTCGGCGCCACCTACGTGATGCTGACCCGGTTCGGCGCGGACTTCCCCGAGGACTCCCTGACCCGCTGCCGGATCGGCGACACCTGGGGCACCCGTGCCGACGACGAGATCACCGTCGCGGTCGGCGCCGCCGAGTACCGGGCGCTGCGTGCCGAGCAGCTTCCCGCACTGCTCGTGGCGAGGCCCCAGGACGCCGAGCTGATGGTCGACAAGTGGGGCATGCTCCGCTACGCGGACGTGATCAGCAGAGAGACCCGGGAAGTCCCGGACGGCGATCCGGTGCCTCTGCTGGAGCTGTACCCCGCGCTGCGCCAGCGGCTGAACAGCACCGCCCGGAACAGCCTCGTGCAGCGATGCACCGAGCTGGAGGAGGTGACCCGTACGCCGAACGGCACGCAGCCCACCCCTCTGGACGCGGTGCGCCAGGGCAGCACGGTCAAGGTCCGCGTCCCGCTCGACGCCGAGCCCATGCTGCGGTTGATCGACCGCGAGCTGGAACTCGGGCTCGGTGCGGACGGCTGCCGGGCGGTACTGGAGCACCAGGAGCGCATCGCCCGGGACAGCCGGACGAAGGCGGCGCTCAAGGCCGTACGCGACGCCGAGGACGTGGTCACCAAGATCGAGCTGCTGATCGGCGCGGAGTCCCTGCGGTCCGGGCTGCCCGAAGGGTTGATGGAGGCCGAGCTGGAGGAGACCGACGGTGCGGAGGCGTCCGGGCACCGGATCGCGCAGATGGCCTTCAACGCACACGGCGACGGAGTGCTCCAGCAGCACGCCCGGGACATCCAGGCCACGTTCCCCAACGCGCCGGTCGCCTACGGCGGTTCATCGGCCGCCGTCGCCTTCGTGTCGGAGCTGCGGCTGCCCGTTTCCTTCGCCGGTTCCCGGACTCCGTCCCCGCCCGCCTTCGAGACCGTGGACGGCCCTCGGGACTTCCCCCGGCTGCACGCCTACCAGGAGGATCTGGTCCGCAACGTCACCACTCTGCTCGACCGGCTGGCCCCGCAGCGCGGCATGCTGTCATTGCCCACCGGCGCCGGGAAGACCCGGGTCACCGCCGAGGCCGTGATCCGTTGGGTGAAGCGGGTGGGTGATCTGGAGGGCCCGCTTCTGTGGATCGCGCAGACCGAGGAGTTGTGCGAACAGGCCGTGCAGAGCTGGAAGTTCGTGTGGAGCAAGGTGGGCGCGGAACGGCCGCTCACCATCAGCCGGTTGTGGGGCAGCAACGAGGTGGGTGACGTCGTCGACCACCCGCACCTCGTCGTCGCCACGGATGCCAAGCTGGAGCGCTGCCTGGACACCGACTCGTACGCGTGGCTGCGTGCGGCGGTACTCGTGATCGTGGACGAGGCGCACACCGCCGTCTCGAAGCGGTACACCGGGATTCTCGGGCAGTTGGGCCTCACCCAGTACACGACCGAGCGGCATCTGCTCGGTCTCACCGCCACTCCGTTCCGCAACACCAACGAGGAGGAGACCAGCCGTCTGGTCAGCCGCTTCGGCAACCGGCGGCTCGACGAGGGCGTCTTCCCGTCCGGAGACCCGTACCGGGATCTCCAGGAATGGGGGATGCTCGCGCAGGTCGAGCACCGCACGCTGGAAGGCGGTCGGATCGAGCTGACCCGGGACGAGAAGGCGCAGGCCGACCGGATGGCGACGCTCTCCCGAGCCGCCGAGCAGCGTCTCGCCGACGACCACGCGCGCAGCCGGCGCATCGTCGACGAGGTGGCGTCCCTCCCGGAGAACTCGCCGACCCTGCTCTTCGCCACCTCGGTGGATCATGCCAAGTACCTCGCGGCCAGGCTGAACGACCGGGGTGTCACGGCCGCCGCCGTGGACTCGACCACCAGCGCCCAGGACCGCCGCCGACGGATCGAGGACTTCCGTTCGGGACGTATCCAGGTGCTCACCAACTACGGTGTCCTCACCCAGGGCTTCGACGCCCCCGCCACCAGGGTCGTGGTGGTGGCCCGCCCGGTCTACAGCACCAACGTCTACCAGCAGATGATCGGTCGTGGCCTGCGCGGTCCCGGGAACGGCGGCAAGGACACCTGCCTGATCCTGAACGTCAGCGACAACATCGCGAACTTCGACACCCGGCTCGCCTTCACCCAGTTCGAGCATCTCTGGAGCCGGACGTGA